In Natronococcus occultus SP4, the following proteins share a genomic window:
- a CDS encoding UPF0058 family protein has translation MKKQELIHLHGLLAEVSNQCAEWDNCQIDLEEYESRGIRPTSIHKSKTDHKAAVFALAGGITTNMREDEQEAVAATAD, from the coding sequence ATGAAGAAACAGGAGCTCATTCACCTTCACGGCCTTCTTGCGGAAGTATCGAACCAGTGCGCGGAGTGGGACAACTGTCAGATCGACCTCGAGGAGTACGAGTCGCGCGGTATCCGACCGACATCGATCCACAAATCCAAGACCGACCACAAGGCCGCCGTATTTGCCCTCGCCGGCGGAATCACGACGAACATGCGCGAGGACGAGCAGGAAGCCGTCGCCGCTACTGCAGACTAG
- a CDS encoding DUF7836 family putative zinc-binding protein: MDETTVQLLCPECAKDWQVSPGELPNSTEMFHCPNCHASRRTAEFTRTDRDLQTLKQLG, translated from the coding sequence ATGGACGAAACGACCGTTCAACTGTTGTGTCCCGAGTGTGCCAAGGATTGGCAGGTTTCTCCCGGCGAGCTACCCAACTCCACGGAGATGTTCCACTGTCCGAACTGCCACGCGTCCCGACGGACTGCCGAGTTCACGCGAACCGATCGCGACCTCCAGACGCTGAAGCAGCTCGGCTAG